A single window of Nasonia vitripennis strain AsymCx chromosome 4, Nvit_psr_1.1, whole genome shotgun sequence DNA harbors:
- the LOC100117523 gene encoding papilin isoform X4 yields MFSITRFSFRSLLVLLILVSSHVTDTQARYHHVKLRHDRHRRQQGESYAPPSHVLDSEEPERGSWGPWSHPSACSRTCGGGVASQTRECLDRDDYNNDRCTGARKRFFSCNIQPCPGEQKDFRAEQCAEFNNKPFEGVYYDWIPYTGGHNKCELNCMPRGERFFYRHRESVIDGTPCNIEKNDVCVEGKCMPVGCDMMLGSSAREDACRECGGDGSDCNTVKGLFDQDDLQAGYVDILLIPEGATNVVVREIRPSNNYLAIRNTTGHYYLNGNWRIDFPRSLRFAGTIFHYSRDPQGFSAPDTITCLGPTSEAIYVVLLYQDHNVGVDYQYSMPKKFSQQSDPDSYTWVADEFSTCSTSCGGGYQSRRVSCVKRRTNEEADEKLCDPMLEPVDTQACGNEPCPPQWVASDWSNCSKPCGEGGEQTREIKCEQIVSGGVPTIVDENQCIERLGPKNVTKQQCNKDVECPQWHLGPWKPCDHLCGEGKQTRKVTCYRKNEEGKVQVLEDSACQGEVPEKEKACELRPCEGVDWVVSPWSGCTDKCGLTQETRTVQCATQGGKVYPDDMCDSEKKPESTKECESSQNCEYQWIKTQWSKCSAQCGTGIQTRKVFCATFEDEDTMKKVPDSKCEAEEKFNTTRECTTKSEDCKGEWFAGPWSKCSKPCGGGESTRKVICLKDNKTVPSDQCDYQTIMDETEACNTKACEEDEVLPVEPSKVTALVPDEEEECEDEEEEDFVTIDSRFNTDESEESSDMTETSPLSSPLASDSTDMFSSTLEDRMYSDGISRGDVSVPTDSGSGSTSSDDDEFSVPILTTLEGSGTSPDEFDMLTTISGSSADTTATGSSEDITEGSGTTESAVTETGFSASGETVANSGATEVWTDGTTSGVTEQSSDQTTEQSIEQATEQSTDNTSAASSTEESTSDTEVTSDSSAMTTDSSTDSSVSSSDTTDSESTEPTDTTRTSDTESTEATSDSSASTDSSTMASAISETTFESSTEPNTESSGASSDAGVSTESSGSETTEGSVESSGSTEAVTGESGETTVAETDVTEASSDTSESSTLVSGETQTVESVTSDTTEFGATETGATETGATETEATETGATETGATESSDVTESGATQQSTVEGTSESGMTTESGETEATSEYSTIGATDETTESGVSTATEETDLTGQSEIMDLFTTPSAVDKAITIEHRLKKCKPKKKKTCKTTEFGCCYDGVTAAQGPFGKGCPTPHTCQETKYGCCPDGVSPAAGPKFQDCPDQHCGETLFGCCQDGVTPAEGNDFEGCKIPCNQTEFGCCPDEETPASGKNNLGCCNTTEFGCCPDGTKFASGKDGKGCEEEAETDTPIETTTLAPGDCSNSTYGCCPDGQKTANGTNFEGCGVINTKNCTASYFGCCPDNITAALGPNNTGCHLPCDNTTYGCCDDNETPAHGPNKEGCCLSSQYKCCPDNILPARGPNFYGCGCQYSKFRCCPDNTTAARGPNNEGCGCQYTPHGCCPNRFTPATGPNYGDCPCYTYQFGCCPDGVTIAKGPHGQGCGCENTEFKCCSDGRTPAKGPNFAGCTCDASKYGCCPDGIEEAQGENFEGCLKVPSIPSAACALPRDRGTCREFTVKWFYDTEYGGCSRFWYGGCEGNDNRFKTQEECKAICVEPKGKDVCYLPKITGPCEGYHPTWYYDTDRKQCGQFIYAGCLGNGNRFKSREECEERCAEPADADPCTLPQEVGPCEGNFTRWYFNKESQNCEVFKYGGCKGNHNNYPSEVACRQQCLQPGRSREQDICLLPALLGECHNYTQRWYFDSYEQRCRQFYYGGCGGNDNNFQTEHDCQNRCEGPVSTPTPPEVEFRSDFCFLPDERGPCQNYQNKWFYDSREGICKQFVYGGCSSNGNNFNSREECEYRCGEVQDPCTMPVLVGPCNGSMPQFYYDRSADACYQFDYSGCQGNKNRFQDIRSCEHRCRKRPAVPATPASTRLPASNEPLSPGCLEPVEAGPCDGEITAYFYDKDAGKCQAFIYGGCEGNANRYETEEQCERLCGQFREQDICHLPVDQGPCRGSFPKFYYDQASRICREFTYGGCDGNANRFSSRNECESVCIHHEEPTQSGNKTALSDLTICKEPVDIGSCSVGNYKRFYYDDEYQTCRAFIYTGCGGNRNNFKTIDSCLKVCRQINAIPDDEQDTKDPCAEATEHCHQLHCPYGQEDYVDSQNCQRCRCNEPCQSVQCPEGTKCAVTLVGSRDGTAYRGICNPVTKPGKCPVVSNSTRCEIECYTDADCSGEQKCCRSGPCTSCLNPATEEVIATPPPYAPSEQEAIPPGAAPAKIEQPESPNVSAQEGGYVTMRCVVIGTPTPIIVWRKDAKIIGSNENRRRLLNDGSLQIINLYPYDKGLYVCTADNGIGSPVRIEYQLDVLEPTDTSPGIIDEPNRAITVTLNSPTVLHCYAVGWPRPTVTWWRNDSMLPLSSEHYEQESDNTLRIRSVTLSNLGVYTCHAFNGIGKPAEWSTILQAIGPVANIRPDQEQYRKYLVQAPQRPERPSYPYRPNRTQIHENQTYAPIYTTRRYNIPGVVPINVTTPAPEVNYASPVRVNVSASQVQFPEGGPIKLYCNVTGSPTPRVTWYKNDEPIQVDERTRISESNELTISPANSNDTGTYRCEGVNQHSTSSESVDIRVAGIYIDPLCQDKVHLANCSLIVAARYCQHEYYAKFCCRSCTEAGQLPSRVVPPYADNQRAKRSLFSFL; encoded by the exons CCATGCCCAGGAGAACAAAAGGATTTTCGAGCCGAGCAGTGCGCGGAATTCAACAACAAACCTTTTGAGGGAGTGTACTACga CTGGATACCGTACACGGGTGGCCACAACAAGTGCGAGCTTAATTGCATGCCCCGAGGTGAAAGATTCTTTTACAGGCACAGAGAGAGCGTGATTGATGGTACCCCGTGCAATATCGAGAAAAATGACGTCTGCGTCGAGGGCAAATGCATG CCCGTGGGCTGTGACATGATGCTGGGCAGCTCGGCTCGGGAGGACGCCTGCCGCGAATGCGGTGGTGACGGCTCCGACTGCAATACCGTCAAGGGACTCTTCGACCAGGATGACTTGCAGGCTG GCTACGTCGACATCCTGCTCATACCAGAAGGGGCGACCAACGTCGTCGTCCGCGAGATCAGACCCTCCAATAATTATCTCG CTATCCGAAACACGACCGGCCACTACTACTTGAACGGCAACTGGAGGATAGACTTTCCGCGAAGCCTTCGGTTCGCCGGCACGATTTTCCATTACAGCCGAGACCCGCAGGGATTTTCAGCGCCGGACACGATAACGTGCCTTGGTCCGACCTCCGAGGCTATCTACGTAGTG CTTCTCTACCAAGATCACAACGTCGGCGTGGATTACCAGTACAGCATGCCCAAGAAGTTTTCCCAACAATCGGACCCCGACAGCTACACCTGGGTCGCCGACGAGTTCTCGACTTGCAGCACTTCCTGCGGAGGAG GTTACCAGTCCCGGCGGGTGAGCTGCGTGAAACGTCGCACGAATGAGGAAGCCGACGAGAAGCTGTGCGACCCGATGCTCGAGCCCGTGGATACGCAAGCCTGTGGCAATGAGCCCTGTCCGCCCCAGTGGGTGGCCTCGGACTGGTCGAACTGCAGCAAGCCCTGCGGCGAGGGCGGCGAGCAAACGCGCGAAATCAAGTGCGAGCAGATAGTCTCGGGTGGCGTGCCGACCATCGTCGACGAGAACCAGTGCATCGAGCGCCTTGGACCGAAGAACGTCACTAAGCAACAGTGCAACAAGGACGTCGAGTGCCCCCAGTGGCATCTGGGACCCTGGAAACCG tgCGATCACCTGTGCGGAGAAGGCAAACAAACGAGAAAGGTAACTTGCTACAGGAAAAACGAAGAAGGAAAGGTGCAAGTGTTGGAAGATTCAGCCTGCCAGGGAGAAGTTCCCGAAAAGGAAAAAGCTTGCGAATTGAGGCCCTGCGAAGGAGTCGACTGGGTTGTATCTCCATGGAGCGGC TGCACGGACAAATGCGGTCTCACCCAAGAGACAAGAACAGTACAGTGCGCCACGCAAGGTGGCAAGGTTTATCCGGACGACATGTGTGACAGCGAGAAGAAACCAGAATCAACAAAAGAATGTGAGAGTTCGCAGAACTGCGAATATCAGTGGATAAAAACCCAGTGGAGCAAG TGTTCTGCGCAATGTGGCACCGGAATACAAACTCGTAAAGTCTTTTGCGCGACGTTCGAAGACGAAGATACCATGAAAAAAGTTCCGGACAGCAAGTGCGAAGCAGAAGAAAAGTTCAACACCACTCGGGAATGTACGACTAAGAGCGAGGACTGCAAGGGCGAATGGTTCGCTGGACCGTGGAGTAAA TGTTCGAAACCATGCGGCGGCGGAGAGAGCACTCGTAAAGTTATTTGCCTGAAAGACAACAAGACTGTACCTTCTGATCAATGCGATTACCAAACAATCATGGATGAAACTGAAGCTTGCAACACCAAAGCATGTGAAGAAG ACGAAGTACTTCCAGTGGAACCAAGCAAAGTAACAGCTTTAGTCccagacgaagaagaagagtgCGAGGATGAAGAGGAAGAAGACTTTGTAACAATCGATAGTCGCTTTAACACGGAC GAATCGGAAGAATCATCGGACATGACGGAAACCTCTCCTCTGAGCTCCCCACTCGCATCTGACAGCACTGACATGTTCAGCAGTACTTTGGAGGACAGAATGTACAGTGATGGAATAAGCCGAGGTGACGTTTCTGTCCCGACGGATAGCGGTAGTGGTTCGACTAGCAGCGATGATGACGAATTTTCTGTTCCGATATTAACAACTCTTGAAGGTAGTGGTACTTCACCCGATGAATTCGATATGCTTACAACTATTTCGGGATCATCTGCTGATACTACTGCAACGGGATCGTCTGAAGATATCACTGAAGGCTCTGGAACGACTGAATCAGCAGTTACAGAAACTG GTTTCAGTGCTTCTGGCGAAACAGTGGCGAACTCTGGTGCCACTGAAGTATGGACCGATGGAACGACTAGTGGAGTAACCGAGCAATCATCTGATCAAACCACTGAACAATCTATCGAACAAGCAACTGAACAATCAACGGATAACACTTCCGCTGCATCGAGCACGGAAGAATCAACTAGCGATACTGAAGTTACCAGCGATAGCTCGGCAATGACAACGGACTCAAGTACTGATTCGAGTGTGTCTTCATCGGATACAACTGATTCAGAGAGTACAGAACCCACTGACACGACCCGCACATCTGATACTGAAAGTACGGAGGCTACTTCTGACAGCAGCGCTTCCACCGATTCCAGTACCATGGCTAGCGCAATTTCTGAAACCACCT tcGAGTCATCGACAGAGCCCAATACAGAATCATCAGGAGCTTCTAGCGATGCTGGAGTATCAACAGAATCTAGCGGAAGTGAAACTACCGAGGGATCAGTCGAAAGCTCCGGATCTACGGAAGCTGTCACCGGGGAATCTGGAGAAACGACCGTGGCTGAAACTGATGTGACAGAAGCATCCAGCGATACGTCGGAATCATCGACCTTAGTGAGCGGAGAAACGCAGACAGTTGAATCTGTAACATCTGATACAACGGAGTTCGGTGCTACGGAAACTGGTGCTACAGAAACTGGCGCTACAGAAACTGAAGCTACAGAAACTGGAGCTACTGAAACAGGGGCTACGGAATCCAGCGATGTTACTGAATCTGGAGCAACACAGCAATCAACTGTTGAAGGCACCAGTGAATCCGGCATGACCACCGAATCTGGGGAGACTGAAGCCACCAGCGAGTACAGCACGATCGGTGCCACCGACGAAACAACTGAAAGCGGAGTTTCAACGGCTACTGAGGAAACTGACTTGACAGGACAATCCGAAA TTATGGACTTGTTTACTACACCGAGTGCCGTCGACAAAGCTATCACCATCGAACATCGCCTCAAGAAATGCAAaccaaagaaaaagaagacgtGCAAGACCACTGAATTCGGTTGCTGTTATGATGGTGTTACTGCAGCACAAGGACCATTTGGTAAAGGTTGTCCAACTCCTCATACCTGCCAAGAAACTAAATATGGTTGCTGTCCTGACGGAGTTTCACCAGCCGCTGGACCTAAATTCCAGGATTGTCCCGATCAGCACTGCGGTGAGACACTATTTGGCTGTTGCCAAGACGGTGTTACTCCAGCTGAAGGCAATGATTTCGAAGGATGCAAGATACCTTGCAATCAAACTGA ATTTGGTTGCTGTCCTGATGAGGAAACTCCTGCTAGTGGTAAAAACAATCTTGGGTGCTGCAATACTACCGAGTTTGGATGTTGCCCTGATGGCACCAAATTCGCATCTGGAAAAGATGGAAAAG GATGCGAAGAGGAAGCCGAAACTGATACCCCTATCGAGACAACGACACTTGCGCCAGGTGATTGTTCTAACTCTACTTACGGTTGTTGCCCTGACGGACAGAAAACTGCAAACGGAACTAACTTTGAGGGGTGCGGCGTTATCAACACCAAAAACTGCACTGCCTCTTACTTTGGATGCTGTCCAGACAACATCACCGCTg CTCTTGGACCAAACAACACAGGCTGTCACTTGCCATGCGACAACACAACCTACGGATGCTGCGATGATAACGAAACTCCGGCTCACGGGCCTAACAAGGAGGGCTGCTGCTTATCAAGCCAATACAAATGCTGTCCCGATAACATTTTGCCAGCTCGTGGACCGAACTTCTACGGCTGTGGCTGTCAATACTCCAAATTTAGATGCTGCCCCGACAACACAACTGCCGCTCGAGGCCCGAACAACGAGGGCTGCGGCTGTCAGTACACACCACATGGCTGCTGCCCGAACAGATTCACACCGGCCACCGGACCGAACTATGGTGACTGTCCCTGCTACACTTATCAATTCGGCTGCTGTCCTGATGGCGTTACCATTGCCAAAGGACCTCACGGTCAAG GTTGCGGCTGCGAAAATACGGAGTTCAAGTGCTGCTCGGACGGAAGAACTCCCGCTAAAGGTCCAAACTTTGCCGGCTGTACTTGCGACGCTTCTAAGTACGGCTGCTGCCCTGATGGAATTGAGGAGGCTCAGGGTGAGAACTTCGAAGGATGTCTAAAGGTGCCCTCGATTCCGAGCGCCGCTTGTGCTCTACCCCGCGACCGAGGCACTTGCCGCGAATTCACCGTCAAGTGGTTCTACGACACCGAATACGGAGGCTGCTCGAGATTCTGGTACGGCGGCTGCGAGGGTAATGACAATCGATTCAAAACCCAGGAGGAATGCAAAGCCATTTGCGTTGAGCCTAAAGGAAAAG ACGTTTGCTACTTGCCCAAGATTACTGGTCCATGCGAAGGATACCACCCGACTTGGTATTACGACACCGATAGGAAGCAGTGCGGTCAATTTATTTACGCTGGCTGTCTTGGAAACGGTAACAGATTCAAGTCTCGCGAGGAATGTGAAGAACGTTGTGCGGAGCCTGCTGATGCcg ATCCTTGCACTCTACCCCAAGAAGTTGGTCCTTGCGAAGGAAACTTCACAAGATGGTACTTCAATAAAGAAAGTCAGAATTGCGAAGTCTTCAAGTATGGAGGTTGCAAAGGTAATCATAACAACTATCCATCCGAGGTGGCTTGCCGTCAACAGTGCCTACAGCCTGGTCGCAGTCGCG AGCAAGACATCTGTCTCCTGCCGGCTCTCCTTGGCGAGTGTCACAATTACACTCAGCGCTGGTACTTCGATTCCTACGAGCAGAGATGCAGACAGTTCTACTACGGTGGATGCGGTGGCAACGACAACAATTTCCAAACAGAACACGACTGCCAGAACAGATGCGAAGGTCCAGTCAGTACACCTACTCCCCCGGAAGTTGAATTCCGATCCG ACTTCTGCTTCTTGCCTGACGAGCGCGGTCCATGCCAGAACTACCAGAACAAATGGTTCTACGACAGCCGCGAGGGAATTTGCAAGCAGTTTGTGTACGGCGGCTGCTCCAGCAACGGAAACAACTTCAACTCGCGCGAGGAGTGCGAGTACAGATGCGGTGAAGTTCAAG ACCCGTGCACGATGCCGGTACTCGTCGGCCCGTGCAACGGCTCGATGCCGCAGTTCTACTACGACCGCAGCGCCGACGCCTGCTACCAGTTCGACTACAGCGGCTGCCAGGGCAACAAGAACCGGTTCCAGGACATCCGCAGCTGCGAGCACCGCTGCCGCAAGCGTCCAGCCGTTCCGGCCACTCCGGCTTCCACCAGACTCCCGGCAAGCAACGAGCCCCTCAGTCCAGGCTGCCTCGAGCCCGTGGAGGCTGGACCCTGCGACGGCGAGATCACCGCCTACTTCTACGACAAGGACGCCGGCAAGTGCCAGGCCTTCATCTACGGAGGCTGCGAGGGCAACGCCAACCGCTACGAGACCGAGGAACAGTGCGAGCGACTCTGCGGACAGTTCCGCGAGCAGG ACATCTGCCATCTTCCGGTCGACCAGGGCCCTTGCCGAGGCTCCTTCCCCAAGTTCTACTACGACCAGGCTTCTCGAATTTGTCGTGAATTCACTTATGGCGGCTGCGACGGAAATGCTAATCGGTTCAGCTCGCGCAACGAGTGCGAATCCGTTTGCATTCATCACGAGGAACCCACTCAATCTGGCAACAAAACAGCACTCTCCGACTTGA CAATCTGCAAAGAGCCTGTTGATATCGGCTCTTGCTCTGTTGGAAATTACAAGAGATTCTATTATGACGACGAGTATCAAACATGCAGAGCGTTTATTTACACCGGTTGCGGTGGAAATCGTAACAACTTCAAGACTATCGATTCTTGTCTTAAAGTTTGTCGTC AAATAAACGCAATCCCCGATGACGAACAAGACACGAAAGATCCCTGCGCCGAAGCAACCGAACACTGCCACCAACTCCACTGCCCGTACGGTCAGGAAGACTACGTCGATTCACAAAACTGCCAACGCTGCCGCTGCAACGAACCTTGCCAATCAGTCCAATGCCCCGAAGGAACCAAATGTGCCGTAACGCTCGTCGGTTCCCGGGACGGCACCGCATACAGAGGCATTTGCAACCCTG TGACGAAACCCGGCAAATGTCCAGTAGTGTCCAACAGTACGCGATGCGAAATAGAATGTTACACGGACGCCGACTGCTCCGGCGAGCAGAAGTGCTGCCGAAGTGGACCCTGCACCTCGTGCCTGAATCCAGCGACGGAAGAGGTGATCGCCACTCCACCGCCTTACGCGCCTAGTGAACAAGAGGCGATACCACCTGGAGCTGCGCCAGCCAAGATCGAGCAACCGGAATCACCGAACGTCAGCGCACAAGAGGGTGGCTACGTGACTATGCGTTGTGTTGTCATCGGCACACCTACGCCAATCATCGTTTGGAGAAAGGACGCCAAAATT ATCGGCTCGAACGAGAACAGACGACGACTGCTTAACGACGGATCGTTGCAAATCATCAATCTCTACCCATATGACAAGGGTCTCTACGTTTGCACTGCTGATAACGGCATCGGCTCGCCAGTTAGGATCGAATATCAATTGGACGTTCTCG AGCCTACCGACACTTCACCGGGTATAATCGACGAACCTAACCGAGCGATCACCGTGACTCTGAACTCGCCAACGGTGCTGCATTGCTACGCTGTCGGTTGGCCCAGGCCGACCGTTACCTGGTGGCGTAACGACAGCATGCTTCCTCTCTCGTCCGAGCACTACGAGCAAGAATCTGACAACACTCTGCGTATTCGATCGGTAACACTGAGCAACCTGGGCGTTTACACCTGTCACGCATTCAACGGTATCGGTAAGCCAGCCGAGTGGTCGACGATTCTTCAAGCCATCGGACCAGTAGCCAATATACGACCCGACCAGGAACAGTACAGGAAGTACCTGGTTCAAGCGCCACAGAGACCAGAGAGACCGTCCTATCCTTACAGACCGAACAGAACGCAGATTCACGAAAACCAGACTTACGCGCCGATCTACACCACCAGGCGCTATAATATCCCTGGCGTTGTGCCGATTAACGTAACTACGCCCGCGCCTGAAGTTAATTATGCAT CGCCTGTTCGCGTCAATGTGTCAGCGTCGCAAGTACAGTTCCCAGAAGGTGGTCCAATCAAGCTCTATTGTAATGTTACCGGATCGCCAACTCCCCGTGTAACATGGTACAAGAATGACGAGCCCATCCAAGTTGACGAACGCACTCGAATTTCTg AGTCCAACGAACTGACAATTTCGCCAGCGAATTCCAATGACACCGGTACCTACCGCTGCGAAGGAGTTAACCAGCATTCGACCAGCTCAGAAAGCGTGGACATTCGCGTAGCCG gTATTTACATCGATCCTCTTTGCCAGGACAAAGTACACTTAGCCAATTGCAGTCTCATCGTTGCAGCGAGATACTGCCAGCACGAGTACTACGCGAAATTCTGCTGTCGTTCGTGTACAGAAGCTGGACAACTGCCATCAAGAGTCGTACCCCCATACGCCGATAATCAGAGAGCCAAAAGgtcacttttttcatttctgTAA